A genomic stretch from Penaeus vannamei isolate JL-2024 chromosome 6, ASM4276789v1, whole genome shotgun sequence includes:
- the LOC113814697 gene encoding uncharacterized protein, whose amino-acid sequence MKTLLLSLLVGCAFGASVERPRRQVFGARINLESSYLPPKEETDCKPSVVYRTQVQYSTVVVPSTVYKTNVQYITQTSVRTQQVLTTLYSQIVRTQQVPSVRYQTITVTRTQENLRTQVVTLPPQVNYVTRTQESVRTQVQYQTRYETRIQQVPTTIVRNVVSTQVVPKQVVSTVYRTQTVIRTQQLPDQTRIVPTTQYSTRYSTVVIPAQNVVRTTQLVRTNVVTQTITQPGQTRVITSTQLVPVTTTIFSQVVRTNTQIQYVTRTQVEQRVSTVVRTQQVPQYNTRIVTVPQQVVRTQVSTRVVPTTIYAQRTASSYINLPAQTRYVTVTQTSVRTQQLAGQTRTQYNTRIVYNTNYVTSTVYREQYNTVTATQTVKGDCGYSYAAPARAFNPFTG is encoded by the coding sequence ATGAAGACGCTGCTGCTCTCCCTGCTGGTTGGCTGCGCCTTCGGGGCGTCCGTCGAGAGGCCTCGCCGTCAGGTCTTCGGAGCTCGCATTAACCTCGAGTCCTCCTATTTGCCGCCAAAGGAAGAAACCGACTGCAAGCCATCTGTCGTTTACCGCACGCAGGTTCAGTATTCCACCGTCGTCGTCCCATCAACCGTCTACAAGACAAACGTCCAGTACATCACACAAACATCCGTCCGCACACAGCAAGTCCTCACCACCTTATACTCACAGATCGTCCGCACTCAGCAGGTTCCTTCAGTGCGATACCAGACGATCACTGTCACTCGCACTCAGGAAAACCTACGCACACAGGTCGTCACTCTTCCTCCTCAGGTCAACTACGTGACTCGTACTCAGGAGAGTGTTAGGACCCAAGTGCAGTACCAGACAAGGTATGAGACTCGCATCCAGCAGGTACCAACCACCATTGTTAGAAACGTCGTTTCAACACAGGTGGTACCGAAGCAGGTGGTCAGCACCGTTTACAGAACACAGACGGTTATAAGGACACAGCAGTTGCCAGATCAGACTCGTATTGTACCCACTACTCAGTACAGCACTCGTTATTCTACTGTAGTCATACCTGCACAGAACGTCGTCAGGACTACCCAGCTTGTCAGGACCAACGTCGTCACACAAACCATCACACAGCCCGGCCAGACTCGAGTCATCACTTCTACACAGCTGGTtccagtcaccaccaccatcttctcgCAGGTAGTTCGCACTAACACGCAGATTCAGTACGTAACACGTACACAAGTAGAACAGCGAGTCTCCACCGTCGTTCGTACACAACAGGTGCCACAGTACAACACAAGGATTGTCACCGTTCCTCAACAGGTCGTGAGGACACAGGTTTCTACCCGAGTGGTTCCTACAACCATCTACGCTCAGAGGACAGCGTCTTCCTACATCAACCTTCCCGCTCAGACACGCTACGTCACAGTCACTCAAACCTCCGTCAGGACACAACAACTGGCCGGTCAGACCCGCACTCAATACAACACCAGAATCGTCTACAACACCAATTACGTGACTTCTACTGTATACAGGGAACAGTATAACACCGTGACGGCCACCCAAACCGTCAAAGGAGACTGCGGCTACAGCTACGCTGCACCCGCTCGCGCCTTCAACCCCTTCACAGGATAG
- the LOC113814718 gene encoding uncharacterized protein isoform X1 yields the protein MRTLLLSLLVGCAFGASVERPRRQVFGARINLESSYLPPKEEADCKPSVVYRTQVQYSTVVVPSTVYKTNVQYITQTSVRTQQVLTTLYSQIVRTQQVPSVRYQTITVTRTQENLRTQVVTLPPQVNYVTSTQQSVRTQVQYQTKYETRIQQVPTTIVRNVVSTQVVPQQVVSTVYRTQTVIRTQQLPDQTRIVPTTQYSTRYSTVVIPAQNVVRTTQLVRTNVVTQTITQPGQTRIITSTQLVPVTTTVFSQVVRTNTQIQYVTRTQVEQRVSTVVRTQQVPQYNTRIVTVPQQVVRTQVSTRVVPTTIYAQRTASSYINLPAQTRYVTVTQTSVRTQQLAGQTRTQYNTRIVYNTNYVTSTVYREQYNTVTATQTVKGDCGYSYSAPARAFNPFSG from the coding sequence ATGAGGACGCTGCTGCTCTCCCTGCTGGTCGGCTGCGCCTTCGGGGCGTCCGTCGAGAGGCCTCGACGTCAGGTCTTCGGAGCTCGCATTAACCTCGAGTCCTCCTATCTGCCGCCAAAGGAAGAAGCTGACTGCAAGCCATCTGTCGTTTACCGCACGCAGGTTCAGTATTCCACCGTCGTCGTCCCATCAACCGTCTACAAGACAAACGTTCAGTACATCACACAAACATCCGTCCGCACACAGCAAGTCCTCACCACCTTATACTCACAGATCGTCCGCACTCAGCAGGTTCCTTCAGTGCGATACCAAACGATCACTGTCACTCGCACTCAGGAAAACCTACGCACACAGGTCGTCACTCTTCCTCCTCAGGTCAACTACGTGACTAGTACTCAGCAGAGTGTCAGGACCCAAGTGCAGTACCAGACAAAGTATGAGACTCGCATCCAGCAGGTACCAACCACCATTGTTAGAAACGTCGTCTCAACACAGGTGGTACCTCAACAGGTGGTCAGCACCGTTTACAGAACACAGACGGTCATAAGGACACAGCAGTTGCCAGATCAGACTCGTATTGTACCCACTACTCAGTACAGCACTCGTTATTCTACTGTAGTCATACCTGCACAGAACGTCGTCAGGACTACCCAGCTTGTCAGGACCAATGTCGTCACACAAACCATCACACAGCCCGGCCAGACTCGAATTATCACCTCCACACAGCTGGTTCCAGTCACCACCACCGTCTTCTCGCAGGTGGTTCGCACTAACACGCAGATTCAGTACGTAACACGTACACAAGTAGAACAGCGAGTCTCCACCGTCGTACGTACACAGCAGGTGCCGCAGTATAACACAAGGATCGTCACCGTTCCTCAGCAGGTCGTGAGGACACAGGTTTCTACCCGAGTGGTTCCTACAACCATCTACGCTCAGAGGACAGCGTCTTCCTACATCAACCTTCCCGCACAGACACGCTACGTCACAGTCACTCAAACCTCCGTCAGGACACAACAACTGGCCGGTCAGACCCGCACTCAATACAACACCAGAATCGTCTACAACACCAATTACGTGACTTCTACCGTATACAGGGAACAGTATAACACTGTGACGGCCACCCAAACCGTCAAAGGAGACTGCGGTTACAGCTACTCTGCGCCCGCTCGCGCCTTCAACCCCTTCTCCGGCTAG
- the LOC138859141 gene encoding uncharacterized protein: MHTHFIGPCSSILQLHACSTQFISLAAHLGDKVLSGQPTPHGEVAQIEGRVIGLYSQMSWRDAGVPITAALICGISLCRMWRLTATLLLLALVSAEPQGYNYEEPDNQYLPPAKCKLAPVTSVVYNTQLQTSVRLQTVNQVNTQYRTTTIVRQQVVPTTLFQTRVQTQVQYQTSVVQQTTVRAVDRFVTQTVPSPPVVQTRFVTSTRVVPQVNYVTRTQVQTQIVPVEVTSTQVRTIIQPLTNYQTQERRATRVVTVPGRDVVQTRVQTVVQTSIVRSQQPAITRFVTSTRVQQVVQTSVVREQDVVRTTVAQRQQVIPFTSVNTRYENVVATRQQVVTRTNIATQTRILTQVVPQEVVRTQVVPTTIYTTLFETRVQPFTRVQTVVRTQYVTPVPVVQTRQEVRTSVVQVPGQDRVVNREVVQTQQRQQVVYRTVNQPRQVTVTQTVTSSCGYNYDAPAVPFNF, translated from the exons ATGCATACTCATTTTATTGGGCCGTGTAGCTCTATCTTACAGTTACATGCCTGCAGTACACAG TTTATAAGTCTCGCGGCTCATCTGGGCGATAAAGTCCTCTCGGGTCAGCCCACACCGCATGGAGAAGTTGCACAGATAGAGGGGCGCGTGATTGGACTTTATTCCCAAATGAGTTGGCGAGACGCGGGGGTTCCAATCACCGCTGCTCTAATCTGTGGAATTTCTCTTTGCAGGATGTGGCGCTTGACGGCGACGTTGCTGCTGCTGGCTCTGGTCTCGGCTGAACCCCAAGGATATAATTACGAGGAACCCGACAACCAATACCTTCCTCCCGCAAAATGCAAGCTTGCTCCTGTCACCTCCGTCGTCTACAACACTCAGCTCCAAACCTCAGTCCGCCTCCAGACCGTCAATCAAGTCAACACTCAGTACAGAACCACAACCATTGTCAGGCAACAGGTGGTACCAACCACACTTTTCCAGACTCGTGTTCAAACGCAGGTCCAATATCAGACCAGCGTTGTTCAACAAACAACCGTTCGTGCTGTTGACAGGTTCGTCACCCAGACCGTTCCAAGCCCACCTGTTGTACAAACGCGTTTCGTCACTTCAACCCGTGTGGTGCCACAGGTCAACTATGTCACACGTACACAGGTGCAGACGCAGATTGTTCCTGTAGAGGTGACCAGCACTCAGGTCCGGACTATCATCCAGCCTCTTACTAATTACCAGACACAGGAGCGTCGAGCTACCCGTGTCGTCACTGTCCCAGGCCGTGACGTTGTACAAACTCGTGTTCAGACTGTTGTTCAGACCTCCATTGTCAGGAGCCAACAGCCAGCTATCACCCGTTTTGTAACTTCCACACGTGTGCAACAGGTTGTCCAGACATCTGTTGTCCGTGAACAGGACGTTGTAAGAACTACTGTTGCTCAGCGTCAACAGGTCATTCCATTCACATCTGTTAACACTCGTTATGAGAATGTCGTTGCTACTCGTCAACAGGTGGTGACGAGAACCAATATTGCTACCCAGACACGCATCCTCACACAGGTGGTACCTCAAGAGGTGGTGCGTACTCAGGTGGTTCCTACCACAATCTACACCACTCTCTTTGAGACAAGGGTTCAGCCCTTCACACGGGTGCAGACCGTTGTCAGGACCCAGTACGTCACACCGGTCCCCGTGGTACAAACCCGTCAGGAAGTCCGAACCTCTGTGGTCCAAGTACCCGGCCAAGACCGCGTCGTTAACCGGGAGGTGGTGCAGACCCAACAAAGACAGCAGGTCGTGTACCGCACAGTCAACCAGCCTCGCCAAGTTACCGTCACTCAGACAGTTacttcatcttgtggatataatTACGATGCTCCGGCCGTTCCCTTCAATTTCTAG
- the LOC113814718 gene encoding uncharacterized protein isoform X2: MWRLTATLLLLALASAEPQGYNYEEPDNQYLPPAKCKLAPVTSVVYNTQLQTSVRLQTVNQVNTQYRTTTIVRQQVVPTTLFQTRVQTQVQYQTSVVQQTTVRAVDRFVTQTVPSPPVVQTRFVTSTRVVPQVNYVTRTQVQTQIVPVEVTSTQVRTIIQPLTNYQTQERQATRVVTVPGRDVVQTRVQTVVQTSIVRSQQPAITRFVTSTRVQQVVQTSVVRGQDVVRTTVAQRQQIIPFTSVNTRYENVVATRQQVVTRTNIATQTRILTQVVPQEVVRTQVVPTTIYTTLFETRVQPFTQVQTVVRTQYVTPVPVVQTRQEVRTSVVQVPGQDRVVNREVVQTQQRQQVVYRTVNQPRQVIVTQTVTSSCGYNYDAPAVPFIF, from the coding sequence ATGTGGCGCTTGACGGCGACGTTGTTGCTGCTGGCTCTGGCTTCGGCCGAACCCCAAGGATATAATTACGAGGAACCCGACAACCAATACCTTCCTCCCGCAAAATGCAAGCTTGCTCCTGTCACCTCCGTCGTCTACAACACTCAGCTCCAAACCTCAGTCCGCCTCCAGACAGTCAATCAAGTCAACACTCAGTACAGAACCACAACCATTGTCAGGCAACAGGTGGTACCAACAACACTTTTCCAGACTCGTGTTCAAACACAGGTCCAATATCAGACCAGCGTTGTTCAACAAACAACCGTTCGTGCTGTTGACAGGTTTGTCACCCAGACCGTTCCAAGCCCACCTGTTGTGCAAACGCGTTTCGTCACTTCAACCCGTGTGGTGCCGCAGGTCAACTATGTCACACGTACACAGGTGCAGACACAGATTGTTCCTGTAGAGGTGACCAGCACTCAGGTCCGAACTATCATCCAGCCTCTTACTAATTATCAGACACAGGAGCGTCAAGCTACCCGTGTCGTCACTGTCCCAGGCCGTGACGTTGTACAAACTCGTGTTCAGACTGTCGTCCAGACCTCCATTGTCAGGAGCCAACAGCCAGCTATCACCCGTTTCGTAACATCCACACGTGTGCAACAGGTTGTCCAGACATCTGTCGTCCGTGGACAGGACGTTGTAAGAACTACCGTTGCTCAGCGTCAACAGATCATTCCTTTCACATCTGTTAACACTCGTTATGAAAATGTCGTTGCTACTCGTCAACAGGTGGTGACGAGAACCAATATTGCTACCCAGACACGCATCCTCACACAGGTGGTACCTCAAGAGGTGGTACGTACTCAGGTGGTTCCTACCACAATCTACACCACTCTCTTTGAGACAAGGGTTCAGCCCTTCACACAGGTGCAGACCGTTGTCAGGACCCAGTACGTCACACCGGTCCCCGTGGTACAAACTCGTCAGGAAGTCCGAACCTCTGTGGTCCAAGTACCCGGCCAAGACCGCGTCGTTAACCGGGAGGTGGTGCAGACCCAACAAAGACAGCAGGTCGTGTACCGCACAGTCAACCAGCCTCGCCAAGTTATTGTCACTCAAACAGTTACTTCCTCTTGTGGATATAATTACGATGCCCCGGCCGTTCCCTtcattttttag